In the genome of Acidobacteriota bacterium, the window TCTTCTACAGGAAACCCTGTTACTTTAATTCTATCAACATATAAATATTCATCTTTTTTGGGAAATTTCTTATCTATTACTTTTTCAATTATCCCGGAAAATACAGAAATTTTTTCATAAACATCTGACTTTTGAGTCTGAGAAAAAAGAATAAAATAAAAAATAACAAGGAGTAACACTAAAAGAAGAATTATTTTTTTAATCATCTCTCTTTCCCTCCTTAATAGGTTTTTAGTTCAGCTCTGACTAAATCGATGTAATCAAATATTTTTCTATTCTGGCTTTCTAAAAGCATGATTGCATTGTAGTAATTCATTAAATCCTCCCTTCTTTTTTCTTCAAATTTAGTCAGAAGCTGATTTAAGGTATTTATGTAGAAAAGCCTTTCTTCCTTTTGTTGTTTTTCGATTCGATTTAAAAGTTCTAAAAAAGCTTTCTGGCTTCTTTCTTCAAATTCTTTCTCAGATTCTTTCTGGGCTATTTCCTGATTAACCTGAGGAACTATATTTTTTGTTTTACCGAAATTCAATGAAAATTTGCCAAAGCTCACATTAAAATTTGAAATTGAAAGGAAAACTATAATAATAATTGCGGCAAGACTATATGCAAGTGACTTATAAAAAAAGGCAATGTTTTCTCTCTGCTTTATAGGAACTAAAAAAGTTTTTTCTGATTCAGGAGCTTTCCATTGCTCCAGGATATTTTTTGCATCTTTTATTTCTTCTAAATCAATTTTGCATTGAGCACATCCCTTTAGATGATTTTCAAATTCATGTTTTTTTTCTTCAGGTAGTTCATCATATATATAATCGATTAAATAAGGTTTTATTTCACATTCCATTTTGATTACCTCCTTTCAAAAATTGGAGAGAGATAATTTTTTAGATTTTTTAACCCATAAAACATCCTTGATTTCGCTGTTCCTTCGGGAATGTTCAAAATCTCTGAAATTTCTTTGAAGCTAAAACCCTGGTATTCCTTTAGCAAGATAACCTCCCTCTGATCTTCAGGAAGATGTTTAAATGCATTTTCAAAAACTTCTTTAACATCGCTTTGATTTGAGTCTTTATGAAAATCGAATTTGTTTAATTCTTCATGACAAGATTTCCTATGATTTAGATGAGTTCTTGCAGTATTCAATGCGACAGATGTAATCCATGAGGAAAATTTATTTTTATCCTTAAGTGCCTTGAGATTTTTAAACACTTTCACAAAAGTCTCCTGAGTGAGATCTTCTGCATCTTCCTTGCTACCAGTAAATCTGTACAATAAAGAAAAAATTTTGTTTCTCCATCTAATTACAAGGTAATTAAATGAATTTATATCTCCTTCTAAGAACATACTAATTAAATCCTCATCTCTCATTCTTCAATTATACAGACTGGAATTTTTCCTATAAAGTTCAAAAAATTAGCAGGTTTTTCCTGAAATAATGATTTATTTGACATATAAAATTAGAA includes:
- a CDS encoding zf-HC2 domain-containing protein gives rise to the protein MECEIKPYLIDYIYDELPEEKKHEFENHLKGCAQCKIDLEEIKDAKNILEQWKAPESEKTFLVPIKQRENIAFFYKSLAYSLAAIIIIVFLSISNFNVSFGKFSLNFGKTKNIVPQVNQEIAQKESEKEFEERSQKAFLELLNRIEKQQKEERLFYINTLNQLLTKFEEKRREDLMNYYNAIMLLESQNRKIFDYIDLVRAELKTY
- a CDS encoding RNA polymerase sigma factor, whose translation is MRDEDLISMFLEGDINSFNYLVIRWRNKIFSLLYRFTGSKEDAEDLTQETFVKVFKNLKALKDKNKFSSWITSVALNTARTHLNHRKSCHEELNKFDFHKDSNQSDVKEVFENAFKHLPEDQREVILLKEYQGFSFKEISEILNIPEGTAKSRMFYGLKNLKNYLSPIFERR